The genomic stretch TAGCCACATTGGACCCGAGGCCACCCAGACCGCAGACAGCCACCGTGGCCGCCTGCAATTTCTGAACATTCTCGGCACCTTGTCGTACCACAAGGGCGGCAAGCATCTCTTCCCGAGAGGGCGTGCGCAGTTCCAAACTAGCCCCCTCCCACAAAACTGACTACTTCCAGAGAATCCCCTTCAGCAAGAAGGGTTTCGCCATACTTGGCTTTAGGCACAATATCGCCATTACGTTCTACAGCAATTCGTTTGCAGTCGAAATTTGTGGTGGAAAGGTATTCGGCAACAGACTTACCGACAAAGGACTTGCCGTCCGTTTCAACATCAATGCCATTGACTTTAATCATAGAGTCACCCTACGTTGACCTTATCCAAATCAGTAAAGTTCCAATTCCCAGTTCATTTTATAATAGTCACAAGAATCGCTCTGAGTCACAGGACCTTCAAGCAAACCTATTTCCGTGACTGTATAGCATTCTCCAGAACTAATATCTACATCATCGGGAACAAGAACGTCACTATCTTCATCAATGTTCTTCACCATTGGGCAAAGACGGATTTCGTCAATACCTCGAGTAATTGGTACTGAAACATTACTGTGACCCGTCCACTCCATCAAATTCATTTCACTGAGCAAAACTGGAGAAACAGTATAGTCTTCTGTTTCGGCCATGCGAACTTGAATGCCATCACTGAAGAACTTTATTGCAAAACGAACTTCTGGATCGCCCACAATATCGGCTGAACTTAGTGTATCCGCAACTTGCTGATAGCTAGTTAAAGTTATTTTCAGGTTC from Fibrobacter sp. encodes the following:
- the thiS gene encoding sulfur carrier protein ThiS, whose translation is MIKVNGIDVETDGKSFVGKSVAEYLSTTNFDCKRIAVERNGDIVPKAKYGETLLAEGDSLEVVSFVGGG